A part of Ascochyta rabiei chromosome 3, complete sequence genomic DNA contains:
- a CDS encoding Non-specific serine/threonine protein kinase, giving the protein MGSLVTYFMDVVYSFTNCMVCFPSSPQLKINSRSFKILRLLGEGGFSYVYLVQDNSNQQLLALKKIRCPFGQESVSLALREVEAYTLFSPHPNIIHSIDYSVETDKSDPSAKTVYILLPYYRRGNLQDMINANLVNHTKFPEKRLMVLFLGVCKALKAMHQYKVKGGPGGAKSDSKAKKVRRDAARADAEAAQSMEMRPSRRHHEGDDEDDEQAEGLLEESNVTMAQEGIAPGGERAYAHRDIKPGNIMIDDDGKSPILMDLGSLAPSPTPITSRSLALQVQDTAAEHSTMPYRAPELFDVKTGSVIDTKVDIWSLGCTLYACLVGKSPFESRSDETGGSLSICVLGGDWRFPDEGPQRGKQKQPTDSEAISDPVKDVVRKCLMLEPSDRPDVDELISIVEDVLQNLPEDGSDN; this is encoded by the exons ATGGGATCGCTGGTGACCTACTTCATGGACGTGGTCTACTCGTTCACAAATTGTATGGTGTGCTTTCCGAGCTCCCCGCAGCTCAAGATCAACAGCCGGAGCTTCAAGATACTACGGTTGCTAGGCGAG GGCGGGTTCTCATACGTATATCTCGTACAAGACAATTCGAATCAACAACTCCTTGCGCTCAAGAAGATCCGATGTCCCTTCGGTCAGGAGAGCGTCAGCTTGGCATTGAGGGAGGTTGAGGCATACACGTTGTTCTCGCCGCATCCCAACATTATACACTCGATCGACTACTCAGTCGAGACAGACAAGTCAGATCCCTCGGCAAAGACTGTATACATTCTCCTCCCATACTACCGCCGCGGCAATCTACAAGACATGATCAACGCGAACCTGGTCAACCACACAAAGTTCCCTGAAAAGAGGCTGATGGTGCTCTTCTTGGGTGTTTGCAAAGCGCTCAAGGCTATGCACCAGTACAAGGTTAAGGGAGGGCCAGGCGGCGCGAAGAGCGACAGCAAGGCCAAGAAGGTCAGGAGAGACGCAGCGCGCGCTGATGCCGAGGCAGCACAGAGCATGGAGATGCGGCCCAGCAGAAGACACCATGAAGGCGACGACGAAGATGATGAGCAAGCAGAGGGTCTGCTAGAAGAGAGCAATGTCACAATGGCGCAAGAAGGCATTGCGCCGGGCGGAGAGCGGGCGTACGCGCATCGCGACATCAAGCCTG GCAACATTATGATTGATGATGACGGCAAGTCACCCATCCTCATGGATCTCGGATCATTAGCACCTTCGCCAACACCAATCACCTCCCGTTCGCTTGCCCTGCAAGTTCAGGATACAGCCGCCGAACACTCCACGATGCCTTACCGCGCTCCAGAACTTTTCGATGTGAAAACCGGCTCGGTCATCGATACAAAAGTTGACATCTGGTCGCTCGGCTGCACGTTGTACGCCTGCCTGGTTGGCAAGTCACCATTTGAGTCCAGAAGCGATGAGACTGGTGGAAGCCTGAGTATTTGCGTGCTTGGCGGCGACTGGAGATTCCCAGATGAGGGTCCACAGAGGGGCAAGCAGAAGCAGCCAACGGACAGCGAGGCGATTAGCGATCCCGTAAAGGACGTTGTACGGAAATGCCTGATGCTAGAACCCAGCGACAGGCCTGATGTGGATGAGTTGATCAGCATAGTGGAGGACGTTCTGCAGAACCTGCCTGAAGATGGATCAGACAACTAA
- a CDS encoding vacuolar protein sorting/targeting protein PEP1 codes for MRYNAGLLLPALLALAPSIAAKKETPLVETTAFKNEIVNILYFDDSAVALLQELESGRIWRSKDAGKGWKREEEMNGNGILKSPYDNNVATVLGETKHWITYDQGENWSSFKTELPPSPEAPLSWHATDPKKILINEIDNCFTAPCLGRTYYTTDGFKSEPKLLIEDRRMCQWAKGSERFLMDSDKHDDRILCITRGKYSDRTKDFRLLTSDNYFKDFDEPVMSSGRTVQGMANMAAVKGYIVAAAKADHSSELTLYVTTDTDTWHHAEFGDHKVEQDAYTILESTNYSIQVDVMTSKYTAMGTLYTSNSNGTYFTKNVEHMNRNERGFVDFEKIANIQGVVMVNLVDNWKDYEKKGSPKKLKSKISFDDGRTFEKLEVKGKDKDLHLHSVTDLHNSGRVFSSLAPGMVMGVGNTGDQLGKYTDGDLYVSDDAGLTWELALEEAHKYEFGDQGSILVAVYDEGDTDKVMYSLKHGRKNTWKEIDVGYKFRARELTTLPDSTSQKFMLYASKKKDGGGREHVIIHLDFSELHERKCGEKDFEDWSVRKEDDGKPSCVMGHKQLFKRRKWDADCFVSEPFKDPTPRFEPCECDAVRDYECDVNFTPNGEGKEMKCEPSDQVRLPAGACKGDDKTYKGSSGWRKIPGNQCKGETERDREVERPCGDAERPPPKSDKITSEITKFKGSNFMEHYYLERDAQNRDDSDNARDRDETIVLLTSEREAYITHDHGKKWKKAVDDEIVRIYPHTYENNYVYFLTASKKVYYSEDRGLKDSIHSFEAPVMPNTQLLQILQFHPKQKGWLIWLGGEHCEKLGDKDCHTVSYVSQKNGVSGSWEAMLPYVKKCAFVWHEAGRDVKEERVFCEQYTKEEMGAPVELISSDDWFKKKDVKFESVVEFATMSEFIIVATKGKDGKSLELSASLDANIFAEAKFPPKFAVDHQTAYTVLDSSTHAIFLHVTVNPRPDQEYGSIIKSNSNGTSYVMSLNGVNRNTEGYVDFEKMQGLEGVALANIIANVDEVNKGTKKRKQTRITHNDGAEWAPLDAPEKDSDGKSYSCDVSNPAKCSLHIHGYTERSDPRETYSSPTAVGLMLGVGNVGSELATLGESSTFMTTDAGITWKEIKKGAYAWEFGDQGSVIVIVRRGEDTDHLYYSLDSGDKWTLYKFAEHAVRIDAITTVPSDTSLNFLLWGKDGKELVAINVDFSGLEEFSKKCNLDEKNPGSGDYDLWTPQHPMQQDQPECLFGHVAEYHRKKRDARCRNGERIDHMHEIARNCTCTRRDFECAYNYERQPGGECTLIPGLTLEDPKAVCSKGAREYWDNSAFRKIPLSTCEGGQEFDHVGAPHPCPGFEEEFQKKHGIGGFALFLAIVLPFAAAGGIGYYVWRNWNGIGKFGAIRLGDSGGGFNSDAPWVKYPVAVVSGLVAIIAAIPMLVGSLWRMVSGGRGGGGYGGRTYTSRSSFSRGRGDYAVVDPDEGELLGDESDEEV; via the exons ATGCGGTATAACGCAGGCCTGCTGCTGCCGGCTTTATTGGCACTTGCGCCTTCTATCGCCGCCAAGAAAGAAACGCCGCTCGTCGAGACGACTGCGTTCAAGAATGAGATTGTGAATATCCTCTACTTCGACGACTCTGCGGTCGCACTGTTACAGGAGCTTGAGAGCGGGAGAATTTGGAGATCCAAAGATGCCGGGAAAGGCTGGAAGCGGGAAGAGGAAATGAACGGAAACGGCATACTCAAGAGTCCGTACGACAACAACGTTGCCACAGTCTTGGGCGAGACAAAACACTGGATCACGTACGATCAAGGAGAGAATTGGTCTTCCTTTAAGACAGAGCTCCCACCCTCCCCAGAAGCCCCTCTCAGTTGGCATGCGACAGATCCCAAGAAGATCCTGATCAACGAGATCGATAACTGCTTCACCGCGCCATGCTTGGGACGCACATACTACACCACCGATGGCTTCAAGTCAGAACCGAAGCTTCTCATCGAGGACCGCCGTATGTGTCAGTGGGCAAAGGGTTCTGAGAGATTCCTTATGGATAGTGATAAGCACGATGACCGCATCCTGTGCATCACCAGAGGCAAATACTCAGACAGGACGAAGGACTTCAGGCTTCTGACATCTGACAA TTACTTCAAAGACTTCGACGAGCCAGTAATGTCCTCGGGGCGCACCGTACAAGGCATGGCAAACATGGCAGCTGTGAAAGGCTACATCGTTGCAGCCGCTAAGGCCGACCACTCGAGCGAACTCACCCTATACGTCACAACCGATACCGACACCTGGCACCATGCTGAATTTGGTGACCACAAGGTCGAGCAAGACGCATACACGATCCTCGAATCGACGAACTACAGTATCCAGGTCGACGTTATGACGTCAAAGTACACCGCGATGGGCACACTCTACACGAGCAACTCGAACGGGACCTACTTCACGAAGAACGTTGAGCACATGAACCGCAACGAGCGAGGCTTTGTAGACTTCGAGAAGATCGCCAACATACAGGGTGTGGTCATGGTCAATCTCGTCGATAACTGGAAGGACTACGAGAAGAAAGGATCACCGAAAAAGCTGAAGTCCAAGATCAGTTTTGACGACGGAAGAACCTTTGAAAAGCTCGAGGTCAAGGGCAAAGATAAGGACTTACACCTGCATTCGGTTACAGACCTACACAACAGTGGTCGCGTTTTCTCCAGTTTGGCCCCCGGAATGGTCATGGGTGTCGGTAACACCGGAGACCAGTTAGGCAAATACACCGATGGTGATCTATACGTCTCGGACGACGCCGGTCTTACCTGGGAATTAGCTCTCGAGGAAGCGCACAAGTACGAGTTCGGTGACCAAGGTTCGATCTTGGTAGCGGTCTACGATGAGGGTGATACTGACAAGGTCATGTACTCCCTCAAACATGGACGCAAGAACACCTGGAAAGAGATCGACGTCGGATACAAGTTCCGCGCTCGCGAGCTCACTACTCTTCCCGACTCGACAAGTCAGAAGTTCATGCTCTATGCATCTAAGAAGAAAGACGGCGGTGGCCGCGAGCATGTCATCATTCATCTCGACTTCTCTGAGCTTCACGAACGAAAGTGTGGAGAAAAGGATTTCGAAGACTGGTCAGTGCGCAAGGAAGACGATGGGAAGCCGAGCTGCGTCATGGGTCACAAGCAGCTGTTCAAGAGGCGCAAATGGGACGCTGACTGCTTTGTTTCTGAACCATTCAAGGACCCTACGCCACGCTTCGAGCCCTGCGAGTGCGATGCAGTCCGAGACTATGAATGCGACGTTAACTTCACACCCAACGGCGAGGGCAAAGAGATGAAATGCGAACCTTCTGATCAGGTGAGACTGCCTGCGGGTGCTTGCAAAGGTGACGATAAGACGTACAAGGGTAGCTCAGGCTGGAGAAAGATCCCTGGCAACCAGTGTAAGGGCGAGACCGAGCGAGACCGAGAGGTTGAGAGGCCCTGCGGCGATGCAGAGAGACCCCCACCGAAGAGCGACAAGATCACTAGCGAGATCACCAAGTTCAAGGGCAGCAACTTCATGGAACACTACTATCTGGAGCGTGATGCGCAGAACAGGGACGACAGCGACAACGCCAGAGATCGCGACGAGACCATTGTCCTACTGACGTCTGAGCGCGAGGCTTACATCACCCACGACCATGGCAAGAAGTGGAAGAAGGCTGTTGACGACGAGATTGTGCGGATCTACCCCCACACCTACGAAAACAACTACGTCTACTTCCTCACCGCTTCCAAGAAGGTATACTACTCGGAAGACCGTGGTTTGAAAGATAGCATCCATTCTTTCGAAGCTCCTGTCATGCCGAACACGCAATTGCTTCAGATCCTGCAATTCCACCCAAAGCAGAAGGGCTGGCTCATCTGGCTCGGTGGCGAACATTGCGAAAAGCTGGGCGACAAAGACTGCCACACGGTCTCCTATGTCTCACAAAAGAATGGTGTTTCTGGAAGTTGGGAGGCCATGCTTCCTTACGTCAAGAAGTGTGCATTTGTCTGGCACGAAGCCGGTCGCGATGTCAAGGAAGAGCGAGTCTTCTGCGAGCAGTACACCAAAGAAGAAATGGGCGCCCCAGTGGAGCTCATCTCCAGTGACGATTGGttcaagaagaaggacgTCAAATTCGAATCGGTTGTCGAGTTTGCAACCATGTCTGAGTTTATCATTGTTGCGACCAAGGGCAAGGACGGGAAGTCATTGGAGCTTTCTGCCAGTCTGGACGCCAACATCTTCGCTGAAGCCAAGTTCCCTCCAAAGTTCGCCGTCGACCACCAGACAGCGTACACGGTGCTTGACAGCTCTACCCACGCCATCTTTCTCCACGTCACAGTCAACCCCCGCCCTGACCAGGAGTACGGTTCGATCATCAAGAGTAACAGCAATGGTACTTCTTATGTGATGAGCTTGAATGGCGTGAACCGCAACACCGAAGGCTATGTCGACTTTGAGAAGATGCAGGGGCTGGAAGGTGTCGCACTTGCCAACATAATTGCAAACGTCGACGAGGTTAACAAGGGCACCAAAAAGAGGAAGCAGACTCGCATCACTCACAACGACGGCGCCGAATGGGCACCTCTTGACGCCCCTGAAAAGGACTCGGATGGCAAGAGCTATAGCTGCGACGTGTCAAACCCCGCGAAGTGCAGTCTGCACATTCACGGATACACAGAGCGCTCGGATCCTCGCGAAACGTATTCTTCTCCAACGGCTGTTGGCCTCATGCTTGGTGTGGGCAATGTCGGCTCGGAGCTTGCTACCCTTGGTGAATCCAGTACGTTCATGACCACTGACGCTGGTATCACTTGGAAGGAGATCAAGAAGGGTGCATACGCTTGGGAGTTTGGTGATCAAGGTTCAGTCATCGTCATTGTCCGCCGTGGCGAAGACACTGATCATCTGTACTACTCGCTCGACAGCGGCGATAAGTGGACCCTTTACAAGTTCGCCGAGCATGCTGTTCGTATCGACGCCATCACCACAGTACCGAGCGACACGTCCCTCAACTTCCTCCTTTGGGGTAAGGACGGCAAGGAACTTGTCGCTATCAACGTCGACTTCTCTGGCCTGGAGGAGTTCTCCAAGAAATGTAATCTGGACGAGAAGAATCCCGGCAGCGGCGATTACGACCTCTGGACGCCTCAGCATCCCATGCAGCAAGACCAGCCCGAGTGTCTCTTCGGCCATGTAGCGGAGTACCACCGCAAGAAGCGCGATGCCAGATGCAGGAACGGGGAGCGAATCGACCACATGCACGAGATCGCCCGCAACTGCACATGCACGCGTCGTGACTTTGAATGCGCGTACAACTACGAACGCCAACCTGGCGGCGAGTGCACTCTCATACCCGGCCTTACTCTCGAGGATCCCAAAGCCGTCTGCTCGAAGGGTGCTCGCGAGTACTGGGACAACAGCGCGTTCCGCAAGATCCCACTCTCCACTTGCGAAGGCGGCCAGGAGTTTGACCACGTTGGCGCGCCGCACCCTTGCCCCGGCTTCGAAGAAGAGTTTCAGAAGAAACACGGTATCGGTGGCTTTGCTCTCTTCCTCGCCATCGTTTTGCCATTTGCAGCGGCAGGTGGCATTGGATACTATGTGTGGAGAAATTGGAATGGGATAGGCAAGTTTGGTGCCATTCGCCTTGGCGACTCGGGAGGCGGATTTAATTCAGATGCGCCGTGGGTCAAATACCCAGTCGCTGTGGTCAGTGGGCTTGTGGCTATCATCGCTGCTATTCCTATGCTTGTCGGCAGTCTGTGGAGGATGGTTTCCGGTGGCAGAGGTGGCGGAGGCTACGGTGGTCGCACGTACACGAGCAGGAGCTCCTTTTCTAGAGGCAGGGGTGACTACGCAGTCGTGGACCCAGATGAGGGCGAGCTGCTGGGTGACGAGAGCGACGAGGAAGTGTAG
- a CDS encoding Beta-glucosidase → MKASDLIALSVALFSNPSVSQGYTNQSEVPLYGQSPPIYPSPSGNGSTSSSWAAAYARAKDLVAQLTLEEKSNLTHGVTGPCVGQTGAVPRLNIPELCFADAPAGVRVQEFVSSFPSGIHLGATFDRDLMLRYGHAIGREYRGKGIHVALGPFIGPIGRVARGGRNWEGLGADPYLAGVGGGLITRGTQAEGVIATPKLTEFKHWLHQEQEYRRMPGSEGEAVSSNVDDRSTHELYAWPFMDSLREGAASVMCSYQRTNNSYGCQNSKLLNGILKTELGFEGFVVSDWDAQHSGVGSANAGLDVVMPVAKFWGKNLTDAVTNGSISTERLDDMNTRLLAAYFYLKQDHGFPENAVYPYNVLHPIVDVREDHASLIREIGAAGTVLVKNVNNALPLRKPRFLNIYGYDAEVKAQPWNNPSRYGGGYEENFGWSTLNGTLITAGGSGSSTPPYVISPFKAIQDRIIADRGTLRWDFFSVNPTVYANADACLVFINAYASESFDRTSLTHDFSDQLVNNVAKNCSNTVVVLHSAGIRVVDSWIEHPNVTAVLFAGVPGQESGNALADVLYGDVNPSGRLPYTVARNESDYGHLLNSTVDPTHPAFLQSNFTEELYIDYRAFNQKNITPRYEFGYGLSYTTFEYADLSIESVTNASLASFPSDSVAIVQGGHPELWEVLYRAHVNVTNIGSVAGHEVMQLYLGVPNAPERQLRGFERVGLLQPGESRAIEFALYRRDLSVWNVVAQKWELQRGNYKVWVGASSRDIKVESEISVQ, encoded by the exons ATGAAAGCTTCTGACCTTATCGCTCTGAGCGTTGCTCTCTTCTCCAACCCATCGGTCTCTCAAGGCTATACCAACCAGTCAGAGGTACCTCTCTACGGTCAAAGTCCGCCAATTTACCCCAGTC CAAGCGGCAATGGTTCAACTTCGTCGTCATGGGCGGCAGCATATGCTCGAGCCAAAGATCTTGTGGCTCAACTAACTCTAGAAGAGAAGTCAAACCTCACTCACGGAGTCACCGGGCCTTGTGTCGGACAGACAGGCGCAGTTCCACGTCTGAACATACCCGAACTATGCTTTGCGGACGCACCAGCTGGCGTGCGTGTGCAAGAGTTTGTGTCCTCGTTTCCTTCTGGTATTCATCTCGGAGCCACTTTCGATCGAGACCTTATGCTGAGATACGGTCATGCGATTGGACGCGAGTATCGTGGAAAGGGTATACACGTGGCACTTGGTCCTTTCATCGGCCCAATTGGACGGGTTGCGAGAGGGGGCCGAAACTGGGAGGGCTTAGGAGCAGACCCGTACCTCGCAGGAGTCGGTGGAGGTCTAATAACAAGGGGCACGCAAGCAGAGGGTGTCATTGCGACCCCCAAG CTGACCGAGTTCAAGCATTGGCTTCATCAAGAGCAAGAATACAGGCGCATGCCTGGTTCAGAAGGCGAAGCGGTCTCATCTAATGTGGATGATCGATCGACCCATGAATTGTATGCATGGCCATTCATGGATTCCCTCAGGGAAGGCGCTGCGTCCGTCATGTGTTCGTATCAGCGGACAAACAACAGTTACGGCTGCCAGAACAGCAAGCTTCTGAATGGTATCCTCAAGACTGAACTCGGGTTCGAGGGTTTTGTCGTTTCTGACTGGGATGCACAACACTCTGGTGTTGGATCGGCCAACGCCGGCCTTGACGTTGTCATGCCTGTAGCAAAGTTCTGGGGTAAAAACCTGACTGATGCAGTGACGAACGGCTCGATATCAACCGAAAGGCTTGATGACATGAACACAAGATTGCTTGCAGCATACTTCTATCTCAAACAGGATCACGGTTTCCCCGAAAATGCGGTCTACCCATACAACGTCCTCCACCCTATCGTCGATGTGCGCGAGGACCACGCCTCGTTGATCAGAGAGATCGGAGCTGCCGGCACTGTTCTCGTAAAAAATGTCAACAACGCACTACCTCTCCGCAAACCTCGCTTTCTGAACATCTACGGCTACGATGCCGAAGTTAAGGCCCAACCGTGGAACAACCCTTCCCGCTATGGAGGCGGATATGAAGAGAATTTCGGCTGGTCAACCCTCAATGGAACCCTCATCACAGCAGGGGGTTCTGGTTCGAGCACACCACCCTACGTCATCAGCCCCTTCAAAGCTATCCAGGATCGCATTATTGCAGACCGTGGTACCCTGCGTTGGGATTTCTTTAGCGTCAACCCAACTGTATACGCCAACGCCGACGCATGTCTCGTCTTCATCAACGCCTATGCGTCAGAGAGCTTCGATCGCACAAGCCTTACTCACGACTTCAGCGACCAGCTCGTCAACAATGTCGCAAAGAACTGCAGCAACACTGTCGTTGTTCTGCACAGCGCGGGCATCCGCGTTGTTGACTCTTGGATTGAGCATCCTAACGTGACTGCAGTCTTGTTCGCCGGTGTGCCAGGTCAGGAAAGTGGAAATGCACTCGCCGACGTCTTGTACGGCGATGTAAATCCTTCTGGACGTCTGCCTTACACAGTCGCACGCAATGAGTCGGACTACGGACACCTCCTCAACTCCACCGTTGATCCTACGCACCCTGCTTTCTTGCAAAGCAACTTTACGGAAGAGCTGTATATCGACTATCGTGCTTTCAATCAAAAGAACATCACGCCGAGATACGAGTTTGGCTACGGTCTCTCGTACACCACGTTCGAGTACGCGGATCTGAGCATTGAGAGTGTGACCAACGCGTCCCTTGCCAGTTTTCCCTCTGATTCCGTTGCTATTGTTCAAGGTGGACATCCGGAGCTCTGGGAGGTACTCTACCGAGCACATGTCAATGTTACCAATATCGGTAGCGTGGCCGGTCATGAAGTTATGCAGTTGTACCTGGGGGTCCCAAATGCGCCAGAACGACAGCTGCGAGGCTTCGAGCGCGTGGGTTTATTGCAGCCGGGCGAAAGCCGTGCAATCGAGTTTGCATTATATCGACGCGATCTGAGTGTGTGGAACGTGGTGGCACAGAAGTGGGAACTACAGAGGGGAAATTACAAAGTTTGGGTCGGAGCCAGTAGCAGAGATATCAAAGTTGAGAGTGAGATTAGTGTTCAGTAG